The Methylomarinum sp. Ch1-1 genome contains the following window.
GTGCGGTTATTGCTCGGACACTATTCAATCTGAAGATATGGCAGACCCAGACAGAGCGGGAATCAGATCCGGTCCTATTGGTTTGTGAAGAAGCTCATCGCTACGTTCCGAATCGGGGCGAAGCGCAATATGAGGCAGCCCAAGAAGCAATCAGACGTATAGCCAAGGAAGGGCGAAAGTATGGTGTTGGCCTCTTGTTGGTATCCCAGCGCCCGAGCGAAGTTGAGGCAACTGTTCTCTCACAATGTAATAGTTGGATTGTTTTGAGAATTACCAATGACGCCGACAGGGAGCACGTTCGATCCATACTGCCAGATTCGATGTCCGGTTTGACAAAGATGCTATCTGGCCTACGGAGGCAGGAAGCGATTTTTGTTGGCCAGGCTGCAATGCTGCCTTCGCGAATTCTTATCCGGGATTTGAAGCCTGAGCAGCTACCGAAATCAAATGACATCGATTTCGATAAGGGCTGGCAAAATGATGCAACCCCAGACGCACAGATCCAAGAGGTGGTTAACCGTTGGAGATATCAGCGCCGATGATTTCAAATATGGCTTTAGTGATTGGCCCGGTCTACTCAAACATCAAAAAAGCGATGCTCGTTGCCAACTCCGGGACGAACAGCAAAATATGGATATTATGTCCGACGATCTGAAAACCGCAAAATCTGCTCTCGCTAAAATCCATCAGGACATGGAGGCCATCAACCGCCTGGCCAAACCGTCCTACTTCAATGTGATTGAGCAGATGGAGCGCACGCTGGAACCGATCCGTCGTCAGCAGTTGGAAATCACTCGCGCTATAGAAATGGCTGGAGCAGCGTCCCGGATACAGGAGATCGTCGGTGCTAATCAACACTGGCAGGATTTAATAAAACAGGCCACCGCGACAAGTCGTATTGCCGAGAGTCTTTCGGCTGCGCATCAGTCATGGCTTGATACGATCAAACCTATCCAGCACGACTTCTCGCAGCTTTCACAGCTTCAGGCATCCGCCAAGCTGGCCCTGTGTGATACATCCCTGCGGCTTTCCGCCACGGAACGGCTCATGGCGGGCATCGATTTCGAGGCGATAAGGAGTCGTTTCCAGATCGAGATGCCGGTCATCGCGGGGCTGGAGAGTTCGATAGCCCATGTGGCAGCCTCGTATGGGATTTGGCAGAGTCACTGCTGGAGATATCGGACATCACGCGGTTGCCTGCCTTCGTTTTGCCGGGGGCCACTCGTGAGATCTATACCACCAGCTTCGCGCTCGAAACCCTTCGCCCCTGGGATGAACGGGATGAGGACGAGGCCGAAACGGAAATTCAGTTTGTCGCCGAAGCTGAGCTGGAAACATCGGGTTGCATCGCTCTCCTGCAGCAGGTCGATCCAGGGCTCGCCCGGCCGTACATCGGCGCTCGGGATGCCCTGCATGGTAACAATACCGACCGGGCAAGGCACATTCTGAGCTCGCTCAGGGAGCTATGGAACCATCTGCTCAGACGATTGGCTCCCGACGATTCCGTTGCCACATGGATTCCGGGGATTGCCAATCAGAAGGACCTGCTACATGAAGGCAAGCCAACCCGTCGAGCCAGGGTGCTATATGTCTGCCGGGAGCTGAACAACGATCCGCTGACCGACTTCTTGATGCACGACACTCGGGCACTGGTGAAGCTGATCGAGTTGTTTAACCGGGTTCACGAATTGGAGACTAAGCTGACAGATGAACAGCTCAGGGCTATTGTCCTTAAGACCGAATCGTGGCTGATGTACATATTGCAAATCTCGGCGGGGAATTCCCGCAGATAATGATCATATAAACAGGAGGAGACCATGCCAAAGAAACCAGGATCACATCATGTAGTCCCCAACACCAATGGTGGCTGGGACGTCAAGAAAGACGAAGCGACCCGAAGCAGCGGCCACTTCGACAAGAAGCAGGATGCCGTCGATGCCGGGCGCAAGATCAGCCAGAACCAAGGCACCGAATTCTACATTCACGGCAAGGACGGGAAGATCCAGAACAAGGACAGCCACGGGAACGATCCGTATCCGCCCAAAGGGTGATTTGATCCATCGGCTTTTAGGGGATGTTTAACTCGTATGACACTCGCCATTATCGCCGTTGTATTCGGCCTCGTGCTCCTCGTTTGGAGCGCTGATCGTTTTGTGGAGGGCTCGTCCTCCACCGCCCGCCATTTCGGTATGCCGCCGCTTTTGATCGGCATGGTGATCGTCGGTTTCGGTACGTCTGCACCAGAGATGGTGGTGTCGGCGCTGGCCGCCTCGCAGGGCAATCCGGGGATTGCCCTGGGCAACGCCTACGGCTCCAACATCACCAACATCGCCCTGATCCTGGGGATCACGGCACTCATCAGCCCAATCGCCGTACATTCGCAGGTTCTGCGTAAGGAGCTGCCTATCCTCACGGTTGTGACCGCTCTGGCGGCATGGCAACTCTGGGACGGTGAAATTACCCGGTTCGATGCTGTTGTGCTGCTTGCAGTATTCGGCGGGCTGATGGCCTGGACTATTTGGCAGGGCATGCAGAAAAAAGCCGATGCGTTGGGAAGCGAGATGGAGCAGGAGCTGGAAAATCGCGCCATGCCCATCCGCCGGGCGGTCTTCTGGCTGGTGGTCGGGCTGGCGTTTTTGATTGTCAGTTCCCGCATCCTGGTCTGGGGCGCGGTGGAGATCGCTCATGGATTCGGAGTCAGCGACCTGATCATTGGCTTGACCATCGTCGCCGTGGGCACTTCGCTACCGGAACTGGCTTCGTCAATCATTGCCGCCAGAAAGGGTGAACACGATATCGCTCTCGGTAATATCCTCGGCTCCAACCTGTTCAACACCCTGGCGGTGGTGGGGATCGCCGGTACGATTCATCCGCTGGCAGTGGGGCCGGAAGTCTTCAATCGGGACATGCTGGTCATGGCCGCACTGACCCTGTCGCTATTCGTGATCGGCTATGGATTCCGGGGACCAGGACGTATCAACCGCATCGAGGGCGCGGTGCTGCTGGTCTGTTACGTGGGCTATACGGCCTACCTGATCAGCACGGTTTTCGGCGGGCAGGCATAGGCCAATTCGATTCCCGCTTTGGGAACCGAACCGGCGTCCGAAAACCGGATTCGAAGTTGTTGCGGCTCAACGCCAGGTATCCGGTTTTACTGCAAACCCGTCACCCTCGTCCGGTGCCGGGAAATCAGTGGAGAAATTCGTTTCTCTGGTCGGGTTGTCGGGAAGTGGTTGTGGGAGATGACTTCGGCTTTATTATCAAGGAGTTACGAGGAGCGCGGGTTTTGAGACTGTTTTGCGGTAGGACGGCGTTCCCTCCGATTCTGCCGGTCTAAGAGCTAACGCAAATCGGACTCACCTCGAAACCGTAAAAATTATTCACCCAGATTTCCCGCGTTTCCGAGCTTCCGCCGAAGCCGTCTCTCTTTGAAACAACGAAATTTCAGTGGTTTGAGCAATGAGAACGGTTCAAGACGAGTTCGAGAGATTTTTTGGTGGGACAGAGAAAACGCAGGTCCGAAAGTGACCTCGAAAAGGAAATGGGGTTGAAACGGTACTTCCCGACCCCGGAGAATGCCCATTCCAGGCAGTGGCCTGAAACCCTTTGATAACAGGGGCTTTCCGGCATCCGAAAAATCGGAGCTGTGGTTGTAACTTTTTTCTGCTTTAGCATGTGTGTTGCAGCGTCGAACGCTCGTCTGAGGAAATCGAAGTGGCCGTTCAGGAAATCCACTTGATTTTTCCTTCCCGGTTCTTTATTTTAGGATTTGCAGTTAAGATAAAATAAAGCCGAGCCTTATTTTAGGTTCGAGGCAGGTAGGATGAAGCGAGAACTCCAAGGCAGATACGTGACCATATCGACGGTGGGTGAGAAGGCCCAGGCCTTCGTGCCTGCGCCGCTGCCGCCGCGTCCGCCCATCGACTGGACCCCGGAGCTGCGCAGCAAGTTTGACCAGGCGCTGCTGGCGCTCGGGCGGCTGGACAGCGTCTCGACTCTGCTGCCGGACACCTCGCTGTTCCTCTATATGTACGTCCGTAAGGAAGCGGTGCTCTCCTCCATGATCGAGGGAACCCAGTCGTCGCTGTCCGATCTGCTGCTGTTCGAACTGGATCAAGAACCAGGCGTGCCGCTGGATGACGTTCGGGAGGTCAGCAACTATGTTGCCGCCCTCGACCATGGCCTGCGCCTGTTGGAGGAAGGGCTGCCGCTGTCGCTGCGGCTGTTCCGCGAGATTCACGGCGTGCTGTTGACCAAGGGCCGGGGCAGCAACCAGACCCCGGGCGAGTTCCGGCGCAGCCAGAACTGGATCGGCGGTACCCGGCCGGGCAATGCGGCCTTCGTTCCGCCTCCGGCCGAAGAGGTGCTGGAGTGCATGAGCAAGCTGGAGCTCTTCCTCCATGACCAGCCGGAGCCGACCCCGGTGTTGCTCAAGGCAGCGCTGGCCCATGTGCAGTTCGAGACGATCCACCCATTTCTGGACGGTAACGGCCGTCTCGGTCGTCTGCTGATCGCGTTGCTCCTGTGCGAGCAGAAGGTGCTGCGGGAGCCGATGCTCTACCTCAGCCTCTATTTCAAGACGCACCGCCAGTATTACTACGAGCTGCTCAACAACGTGCGCATGACCGGCGACTGGGAGGCTTGGCTCGATTTCTTTGCCGAGGCGGTCATTGTCACCGCCACCCAGGCGGTCGAGGCAGCGCAGCAGCTCCTGGACCTGTCGAACCAGGACCGCGACAAGATCAGCGGCCTCGGCCGGGCGGCGGCCTCAACCCTCCAGGTCCACCGGGCGCTGATGGAGCATCCCATCGCCACATCAGGCTCTTTGGTGGTGAAGACCGGCATCACCCCGGCCACGGTCAACAAGGCGCTCGGCTACCTGGAGCAGCTCGGCATCGTCAAGGAGCTGACCGCCCAGAAGCGCAACCGCCTGTTCAGCTATGCAGGATATATCGAGATCATGAGTCGCGGCACGGAACTGCCGGGTAGGTAGGTCAATTCGATTCCCGTTTTCGGAATCGAACCAGATTCGTTGGGGTGTTTTTCTTGGTATCCGCTTGCGTTGCAAACCCGTCATCCTCGTCCGGAGCTTGGAAATCGGGGGATAAAAGTTGCTTCCCGGGCGGGAACTTGGGGTGTGACTTGGCTTCCCATGTAAAGCCCTTTGTTTTCAATGTGTTACGTGGCATATCGAGACTGGAGGCTGAGTTGCGGTCGGGAGCTGTTCCCTCCACCAAATTCTAAAAAACCGGCTTCTTCACCAGAAGAGCCGGTTTTTTTATGTTTATCGCTAAACTTGATAGACGCCGGGTCTGACGATGATAAACTGACTCAAATGTGAATGGTTAGTTTCAAGCATACGTTTTCTTTTAAATTGGCATGAAAGTCTTAGTTTGATTGAAAGATCCCGGTTACGACTACTCCAAAATACCAACCGCTTGCAACAGTGGCAAAACGTTACCACTCAAACTGTCTACAGAACGGCTTGGAGAAAACGACGGGTACGTTCGTTCTTTGGGGCGTGTAGGATCTGTTCCGGGCGGCCCTGCTCCATAATCCTCCCTTCGTCGAAGAAACAGATCCGATCAGCGAATTCACGGGCAAAACCCATTTCATGGGTCACCATTAACATCGTCAGATTATGTTCATCCCCCATACGCCGAATTGCGGTAAGCACCTCGCCGACTAATTCCGGATCGAGGGCGGATGTCACTTCATCGAGCAACATCACTTTAGGACGCATCGCCAACGCACGCGCAATCGCCACGCGTTGCTTCTGACCGCCTGACAGTTGAGCCGGATAATGTTGCAGTTTGTCGGCCAATCCCACCATTTCCAGGAGTTCCCGCGCTCTTTCCTTGGCCTCGCGGCGAGAAAGTCCCAAGACAGTACGCGGCGCCTCCATGCAGTTTTTCAACGCTGTCATATGTGGAAACAGGTTGAAGTGCTGAAACACCATACCCACTTTGCCGCGCACCTGACGGATATGGGCGCGGTCCGCCGGCACCAGTTGATTATTGCGCTGCATATGCGTCAACGATTCCCCATCGACCCAAATAATGCCTTCATCGACCTTTTCCAAGGTCATCAACACGCGAAGAACGGTGGTTTTACCGGAGCCCGACGGTCCGATGATGGCTACTTTTTCCGTCGGCGCCACCTCCAGATTGAGGCGATCTAGAACGGTCAGTTCTCCATAGTGTTTGCTGACTCCCTCGAACCTCACCATAGGCGGCTTATCACTCATGTTAATGTCCTCCTCGGTGCCGGGTTTTGAACCAACGTTCCAGACAGCGGATTAAGACGCTGGAAACCAGACTGAAAAAAAGAAAAAAGAGACCCACCAGCGTCATGGGTTCGGTATATTGAAAGGTCTCGGAACCGAGAATTTTAGCCATCTGCATCAACTCGACCACGGCAATCGCGGATAGCAGCGGGGTTTCTTTAAACAGTGCAACCAGGTAGTTTCCGAGCGCCGGAACCACCGGGGGGATGGCCTGAGGCAATATGACGTCGCGGATAGTGATCAAAGGCGACAAATTGAGCGCATGAGCGGCCTCCCACTGTCCACGGGGAATCGACTCCAGCCCGGCGCGGTAGACCTCGGCGCAATAACAACCGTAATGAACTCCCAATGCCAAGATGCCGGCATGAATAGCGGACAGGTTGAGGCCAAGTTCGGGCCCTACATAATAAAGAAAAAAGATTTGAATCAACAGCGGGGTGGAACGGATGCACTCTATCACCCCCGCCACTATCAGGGAAAGAGGTCGTATATGACTTAACCGTAATAGAGCGAACAACAGCCCCAACAAAGCCGCCAACAGAAAGCTCCACAGAGTGGCCTTAACGGTAATAATCGATGCCTGACCCAAAACAGGTAGAATTTCCCAAGTATACTCCCAATCCCAACGTAGGCCGTTCATAGCGATCTGCCGCGACGAGAGTGGCTACGGCCGACACGGCGTTCCAACCAGCGCATTCCGGCTGTAATAATAAAAGCTAGCCCCAGATAAAAAAGCAAGGTGAGAGAAAAAACTTCCATCGTACGCAGGGTTGATTGATTCAGCTGTTGCGCCTTGAAGCTAAGATCATCCAACGTGATCAGGGAAACCAGTGCGGTAGCCTTTAACAGTTCGATGAAAAGATTGCCCCAGGGCGGAATCATCGCCGGAAAAGCCTGAGGAAGAATAATGCGTCGGAGGGCGGTCATGCGGGACATATTGAGCGCCCCGGCCGCCTCCCACTGACCACGCGGCACCGAAAGAATGGCGCCGCGAATCACCTCGGCTCCATAGGCGCCGATATTCAGTCCCAGGGCTACGATCCCCACCGTATAAGCACTCAACGTCAAACCGAAAAGCGGCAGCACGAAAAAAAGCCAAAACAGTTGAACCAGAGCGGAAGTCCCGCGAAATACTTCCACATACAGTACCGATAACCAACGAATCGGCCGCGGAGCGTACAGCTTCGCCACGGCCGCCGTCAAGCCTAACAGTACTGCCAGCAAAGCGGCGCCGAGAGTAATCAGGACTGTGACCTTGAGCCCCCTCAGCAGCTCTGGCAATAGCGGACGGAGATCCGTGAAAGCGGACAGGACGAGCAACACCGTCACACCGGCAAAGCCAAAAGTGAGCCAGGGTAAGGGTTTGTCCGAGCCGGCCAAAACGGATCAATTCCTACACAGTTGATCGGCGCTTTGATCGGGCAAATTGCCGGCGTCGAACCCGAAGGGGGCAATCAGCTCCAGGTGTTTTTCGGAACCGATAAATTCAGCCAGCGCGTTATTCACGGCATCGCGTAATTCGTCGTCCTCCTTGCGGAACCCGAATGCCCCTTGACTGCGAAAACGCTTGCCCTGATGCGTAAAAACAAACGGTTCGGCGCTTTCGATAGCATCGTCCTTGGCGGCGATCGTCTTCGCGGTCAGCGACGTCAGAGCAGCGGCGGCGGCGCGACCCGACCTGACCGTGGCCACAGCGGAAGCGAAATCGGGAACCACGACCCATTGCATACGTGAAAGTCCGGCGATTTTGGCGTAACGCATTTCCACTGTACCGGCGACTAAAGCCAGTTTCACGTCTTTTTCCGCCGCCTCCACAAAATTGGTCACGCCTTCCGGATTGCCGTTTTTAACGATGAAAGCCTCGTCGATGGCGTAGGTGGGATTTGAGAAGAGAATCTGCTTGCAACGCCTAGGGGTAATATACATGCCTGAGACGATGGCGTCGAAACGGCCCGCTTTGAGTCCGGGGATCAATGTGGCCCATTCGGTCAAAACACCCTCCACTCTGGCCACGCCCAAGCGCTGCATTATCTGTTTGAACACCTCGGGTGATTCGCCGGTAAACCGGCCCGAGGACGTGGCGTAACTAAACGGCGCTTCATTGGCGAAGCCGACTCGAATAACGCCCTGCAAACGCGCCTTTTCCAGCGTCGATTCCGCTAGGCACCATCCGGTGCCGATAAGGAAAGTATTGAGATAAAGCAATAGCCGGAGCAAAAATTGGTGCACAACCCGAACCTCCCTCTTAATTCTGACATTAATGTTTTCACGCTCATGCAATCCAACAGAAGGTCAAATATAATTTAGCGATGAACTTAAGTATGATTCTAAAAGGACAATGAGGCGGACACAAGCCCGCGTTGCACCGATATGATAAAGCGTAATCGCACCTGCATTTTGGAAGACAGCATATTTACCTATTTTGGTCTTTTCAAATTAATTTTATTTGGCTGTAAAGGGGGGCGTACTGAGACCAGGGTTACCTCATTAAATGAATGAGTGGCAAAACAGAATTTAACAACAAATACGCCAGGTGATCCGCTGTGCGTGATTCATCTCACGGATGTGAGTGTGCTGATGCTAGGAAGCGCACCGGTTTTTGATGCGCTTCACGGTGTTCGGCTTATCCTTCGAAGGCAAGGCTACATTGGCATGCGACCGTAGGGTGATTCGCCGCCAGGCAATGCGCCTGGATACCACAATGACCAATTTTGCCTCCGGTGGCGGTTTTTGGCGGCTTGCTTCGCGAAGCCGCCCTACGTTGGCGGATCCGCTGCGCTTGATCCGCCCTACCGGTGCGGGTAGGGTAGGGTGTGCTGACGATAGGAAGCGCACCGGTTTTTGATGC
Protein-coding sequences here:
- a CDS encoding DUF2188 domain-containing protein yields the protein MPKKPGSHHVVPNTNGGWDVKKDEATRSSGHFDKKQDAVDAGRKISQNQGTEFYIHGKDGKIQNKDSHGNDPYPPKG
- the ehuA gene encoding ectoine/hydroxyectoine ABC transporter ATP-binding protein EhuA encodes the protein MSDKPPMVRFEGVSKHYGELTVLDRLNLEVAPTEKVAIIGPSGSGKTTVLRVLMTLEKVDEGIIWVDGESLTHMQRNNQLVPADRAHIRQVRGKVGMVFQHFNLFPHMTALKNCMEAPRTVLGLSRREAKERARELLEMVGLADKLQHYPAQLSGGQKQRVAIARALAMRPKVMLLDEVTSALDPELVGEVLTAIRRMGDEHNLTMLMVTHEMGFAREFADRICFFDEGRIMEQGRPEQILHAPKNERTRRFLQAVL
- the ehuC gene encoding ectoine/hydroxyectoine ABC transporter permease subunit EhuC; the encoded protein is MAGSDKPLPWLTFGFAGVTVLLVLSAFTDLRPLLPELLRGLKVTVLITLGAALLAVLLGLTAAVAKLYAPRPIRWLSVLYVEVFRGTSALVQLFWLFFVLPLFGLTLSAYTVGIVALGLNIGAYGAEVIRGAILSVPRGQWEAAGALNMSRMTALRRIILPQAFPAMIPPWGNLFIELLKATALVSLITLDDLSFKAQQLNQSTLRTMEVFSLTLLFYLGLAFIITAGMRWLERRVGRSHSRRGRSL
- a CDS encoding Fic family protein, with translation MKRELQGRYVTISTVGEKAQAFVPAPLPPRPPIDWTPELRSKFDQALLALGRLDSVSTLLPDTSLFLYMYVRKEAVLSSMIEGTQSSLSDLLLFELDQEPGVPLDDVREVSNYVAALDHGLRLLEEGLPLSLRLFREIHGVLLTKGRGSNQTPGEFRRSQNWIGGTRPGNAAFVPPPAEEVLECMSKLELFLHDQPEPTPVLLKAALAHVQFETIHPFLDGNGRLGRLLIALLLCEQKVLREPMLYLSLYFKTHRQYYYELLNNVRMTGDWEAWLDFFAEAVIVTATQAVEAAQQLLDLSNQDRDKISGLGRAAASTLQVHRALMEHPIATSGSLVVKTGITPATVNKALGYLEQLGIVKELTAQKRNRLFSYAGYIEIMSRGTELPGR
- the ehuB gene encoding ectoine/hydroxyectoine ABC transporter substrate-binding protein EhuB — its product is MHQFLLRLLLYLNTFLIGTGWCLAESTLEKARLQGVIRVGFANEAPFSYATSSGRFTGESPEVFKQIMQRLGVARVEGVLTEWATLIPGLKAGRFDAIVSGMYITPRRCKQILFSNPTYAIDEAFIVKNGNPEGVTNFVEAAEKDVKLALVAGTVEMRYAKIAGLSRMQWVVVPDFASAVATVRSGRAAAAALTSLTAKTIAAKDDAIESAEPFVFTHQGKRFRSQGAFGFRKEDDELRDAVNNALAEFIGSEKHLELIAPFGFDAGNLPDQSADQLCRN
- a CDS encoding calcium/sodium antiporter; the encoded protein is MTLAIIAVVFGLVLLVWSADRFVEGSSSTARHFGMPPLLIGMVIVGFGTSAPEMVVSALAASQGNPGIALGNAYGSNITNIALILGITALISPIAVHSQVLRKELPILTVVTALAAWQLWDGEITRFDAVVLLAVFGGLMAWTIWQGMQKKADALGSEMEQELENRAMPIRRAVFWLVVGLAFLIVSSRILVWGAVEIAHGFGVSDLIIGLTIVAVGTSLPELASSIIAARKGEHDIALGNILGSNLFNTLAVVGIAGTIHPLAVGPEVFNRDMLVMAALTLSLFVIGYGFRGPGRINRIEGAVLLVCYVGYTAYLISTVFGGQA
- the ehuD gene encoding ectoine/hydroxyectoine ABC transporter permease subunit EhuD yields the protein MNGLRWDWEYTWEILPVLGQASIITVKATLWSFLLAALLGLLFALLRLSHIRPLSLIVAGVIECIRSTPLLIQIFFLYYVGPELGLNLSAIHAGILALGVHYGCYCAEVYRAGLESIPRGQWEAAHALNLSPLITIRDVILPQAIPPVVPALGNYLVALFKETPLLSAIAVVELMQMAKILGSETFQYTEPMTLVGLFFLFFSLVSSVLIRCLERWFKTRHRGGH